Proteins encoded by one window of Vigna radiata var. radiata cultivar VC1973A chromosome 5, Vradiata_ver6, whole genome shotgun sequence:
- the LOC106759874 gene encoding cellulose synthase-like protein H1 — MANEKSLPLYDKIWVKYTFSRTMDSLILLLLFLLLGYRIFHDDSNTFPFFVAVICESWFTFAWILVINTKWSPAYTRTYIDRLLLRVPEPELPSVDLFVTTADPVLEPPIITINTVLSLLALDYPTNKLACYVSDDGCSPLNFYALLEASKFAKLWVPFCKNYNIQLRVPFRYFSNNTNPANNEHSPEFIQDWRRLKKEYEDLCSKIMNASQNSIPLIGEFAIFSDTQLRNHPTIIKVICENKGHSDELPHLVYVCREKKQEHPHHHKAGAMNVLTRISGVMTNAPFXLNVDCDMYVXNPKIVQHALCILLDSXGEKEVAXAQCIQQFYDGLKDDPFGNQLVAKFLYLXGGXAGIQGIXYXGTNCXHRRKVIYGLSPDHHIRNGKKHHDITDEKLSEKKRIFGSSKRFLESATDALEGKTLASNDNILKYVEAAKEVGSAEYDHGTGWGKQVGWMYGSIAEDALTGLKIHTQGWRSETCSPELIPFMGCSPQDFITVMIQQKRWVSGLLDILLSKHSPILGTLFGKLQFRQCLGYLWAQTWGLRSVPEICYTLLPAYCIINNYTFFPKELGQWILVIVFVMYNISTLVEYLRTGLSIRTWLNSERMARITTTNAWFFGFLHFLLKLFGISDSVFEITKKEQSSSNEGAKENNGKFTFNNSQIFVPGTTILLIQITALVTKLLGWQAPVRNGHRSGIGELFCCSYLVVCYWPFFKGLFGKGKYGIPLSTICKSVVLTLLFLYFCRAYQG; from the exons ATGGCGAATGAGAAAAGTCTCCCTCTTTATGATAAAATTTGGGTGAAGTACACGTTTTCAAGAACAATGGATTCCTTGATTTTGCTCCTCCTCTTCCTGCTTCTTGGTTATCGTATTTTCCATGATGACAGCAACACCTTCCCTTTCTTCGTTGCTGTCATATGCGAATCATGGTTCACTTTCGCTTGGATTCTCGTCATCAACACCAAATGGTCTCCTGCATATACCAGAACCTACATAGATCGTCTCTTGCTTCG GGTACCCGAGCCTGAGCTTCCATCAGTTGATCTATTTGTGACAACAGCGGACCCTGTTCTTGAGCCACCTATCATCACAATCAACACTGTCTTGTCTCTCTTGGCACTTGATTATCCTACCAACAAGCTGGCTTGCTATGTTTCTGACGATGGATGCTCCCCTCTTAACTTCTATGCCCTTCTCGAAGCTTCTAAGTTTGCTAAGCTTTGGGTACCCTTCTGTAAGAACTACAACATTCAACTTAGAGTGCCCTTCAGATACTTCTCTAACAACACCAATCCTGCAAACAATGAACATTCACCAGAATTCATTCAAGACTGGCGAAGACTCAAG AAGGAGTATGAGGACCTTTGCAGTAAAATTATGAATGCATCACAAAACTCGATTCCACTTATTGGAGAATTTGCTATCTTCTCCGATACACAGCTTAGAAACCATCCAACCATAATTAAG GTAATATGCGAAAACAAAGGTCATTCAGACGAGTTGCCACACTTAGTCTACGTATGTAGAGAAAAGAAGCAGGAACATCCACATCATCATAAAGCTGGTGCCATGAATGTGTTG ACAAGAATTTCTGGAGTGATGACAAATGCTCCTTTTATNCTCAACGTTGATTGTGACATGTATGTTCANAATCCAAAGATTGTCCAACACGCCCTCTGCATTTTACTAGATTCAAANGGAGAGAAAGAAGTTGCATTNGCACAATGTATCCAGCAATTCTACGATGGACTNAAGGATGACCCTTTTGGAAATCAACTTGTGGCAAAGTTTCTG TACCTGNGTGGTGGGNTAGCAGGGATCCAAGGAATATNTTACNNTGGAACAAATTGCNTGCACAGAAGAAAAGTAATTTATGGCCTTTCTCCGGATCATCACATTCGAAATGGAAAGAAGCATCATGACATCACAGATG AGAAACTctcagaaaagaaaagaatatttgGAAGTTCAAAGAGGTTTTTGGAATCAGCTACTGATGCTTTGGAAGGGAAGACATTGGCTTCCaatgataatattttgaaatatgttgaGGCAGCCAAAGAAGTTGGCAGTGCTGAATATGACCATGGTACTGGTTGGGGTAAACAG GTGGGTTGGATGTATGGATCAATAGCAGAGGATGCACTTACAGGGCTGAAAATACACACACAAGGATGGAGATCTGAAACCTGTTCACCAGAACTTATACCCTTTATGGGTTGCTCACCTCAGGATTTCATAACTGTAATGATTCAACAAAAGAGATGGGTCTCAGGATTGCTTGATATTCTCCTAAGCAAACACTCTCCAATTTTAGGAACCTTGTTTGGTAAGCTCCAATTCAGACAGTGTTTGGGCTATCTTTGGGCACAAACTTGGGGCTTACGATCTGTTCCTGAAATTTGCTACACTCTTCTCCCTGCTTATTGCATCATCAACAACTATACTTTCTTTCCCAAG GAACTCGGGCAATGGATTCTTGTCATTGTGTTTGTGATGTACAACATAAGTACTCTTGTAGAGTACTTGAGAACAGGGTTGTCAATTCGAACATGGTTAAACAGTGAAAGAATGGCAAGGATAACCACCACAAATGCTTGGTTTTTTGGATTTTTGCATTTCCTGCTTAAGCTATTTGGAATATCAGACAGTGtgtttgaaataacaaaaaaagagCAATCATCATCCAATGAGGGtgctaaagaaaataatggtaAATTCACTTTCAACAACTCTCAGATTTTTGTACCTGGTACAACTATTTTGCTTATTCAAATCACAGCACTGGTTACCAAGTTGTTGGGATGGCAAGCACCTGTTAGAAATGGTCATCGATCCGGCATAGGAGAACTGTTTTGCTGTTCATATTTGGTTGTGTGCTACTGGCCATTTTTCAAAGGTTTATTTGGCAAAGGAAAGTATGGAATTCCCTTATCCACGATATGCAAGTCAGTGGTGTTGACTCttctttttttgtatttttgcaGAGCTTATCAAGGATGA